In Acuticoccus sp. I52.16.1, the following are encoded in one genomic region:
- a CDS encoding calcium-binding protein has translation MTSIFSAYTALFSGTDGGDAAVFNAYVDAANGEGGQDVFTLNNGGGTITMGAGNDALFVNGGSVNSVDMGTGNDTVFMNDGATAGTMDLGEGVNLFSGGNGGYIGTLFGGADTDNVTLGNGAGTVDLGEGDNQLFAHGYVGSVTTGSGIDNVQLHDGGGTIDLGAGDDIFRASGYVGEAYGGAGDDTFEMSAGGDFCGGEGDDTFAFDGTRMAATTEIWGSTGSDTVNIEVDAIADFDDGRFATDMAAYATTGEATLSQFNLTIHDVETVNVVADGVVIETYDFGLFA, from the coding sequence ATGACCTCCATCTTCTCCGCCTACACCGCTCTCTTCTCCGGCACCGACGGCGGCGACGCGGCGGTCTTCAACGCCTACGTCGACGCGGCGAACGGCGAGGGTGGCCAGGACGTGTTCACGCTGAACAACGGCGGCGGCACCATCACCATGGGCGCCGGCAACGACGCGCTCTTCGTCAACGGCGGGTCGGTCAACTCGGTCGACATGGGCACCGGCAACGACACCGTCTTCATGAACGACGGCGCCACCGCGGGCACCATGGACCTGGGCGAGGGCGTCAACCTCTTCTCCGGCGGCAACGGTGGCTACATCGGCACCCTGTTCGGCGGCGCCGACACCGACAACGTCACGCTGGGCAACGGCGCCGGCACGGTCGACCTGGGCGAGGGCGACAACCAGCTGTTCGCGCACGGCTATGTCGGCTCGGTCACCACCGGCTCGGGCATCGACAACGTCCAGCTCCACGACGGCGGCGGCACGATCGACCTGGGCGCCGGGGACGACATCTTCCGCGCCTCGGGCTACGTCGGCGAGGCCTATGGCGGCGCGGGCGACGACACGTTCGAGATGTCCGCCGGCGGCGACTTCTGCGGCGGCGAAGGGGACGACACCTTCGCCTTCGACGGCACGCGGATGGCCGCCACCACCGAGATCTGGGGCAGCACCGGCTCCGACACCGTCAACATCGAGGTCGACGCCATCGCCGACTTCGACGACGGCCGGTTCGCCACCGACATGGCCGCCTACGCCACGACCGGCGAGGCCACCCTGTCGCAGTTCAACCTGACCATCCACGACGTCGAGACGGTCAACGTCGTCGCCGACGGGGTCGTCATCGAGACCTACGACTTCGGCCTGTTCGCCTGA
- the rfbA gene encoding glucose-1-phosphate thymidylyltransferase RfbA, which produces MKGIVLAGGSGTRLYPVTHVISKQLLPVYDKPMIYYPVSTLMLAGIRDILIITTPQDAPLFERMLGDGSQWGINIAFAQQPRPEGLAQAFLIGREFVGTDSVALVLGDNIYYGHGLEEMLKEAAARPNGATVFAYYVKDPERYGVLEFDKAGTPVRILEKPAVAPSSYAVTGLYFYDNDVLDIAADVTPSARGELEITDVNQVYLDRRALTAQTMGRGYAWFDTGTHDSLVDAALFIRALEQRQGLRIACPEEIAWRQGWLSDEALVALGEAQKKSGYGAYLLGLLEG; this is translated from the coding sequence ATGAAAGGCATCGTTCTGGCCGGCGGCTCGGGCACGCGGCTCTATCCGGTCACCCACGTCATCTCCAAGCAGCTGCTGCCGGTCTACGACAAGCCGATGATCTACTATCCCGTCAGCACGCTGATGCTGGCCGGGATCCGCGACATCCTGATCATCACCACCCCCCAGGACGCGCCGCTGTTCGAGCGGATGCTCGGCGACGGCAGCCAGTGGGGGATCAACATCGCCTTCGCCCAGCAGCCGCGGCCCGAGGGGCTGGCGCAGGCCTTTCTCATCGGCCGCGAGTTCGTCGGGACCGACAGCGTCGCCCTCGTCCTGGGCGACAACATCTACTACGGCCATGGCCTCGAGGAGATGCTGAAGGAGGCCGCCGCGCGCCCGAACGGGGCCACGGTCTTCGCCTATTATGTCAAGGACCCGGAGCGCTACGGCGTCCTCGAGTTCGACAAGGCCGGCACCCCGGTGCGCATCCTGGAAAAGCCCGCCGTCGCCCCTTCCAGCTACGCCGTCACCGGGCTCTATTTCTACGACAACGACGTGCTCGACATCGCCGCCGACGTGACGCCGTCGGCGCGCGGCGAGCTCGAGATCACGGACGTGAACCAGGTCTACCTCGACCGCCGCGCCCTCACCGCGCAGACCATGGGCCGCGGCTACGCCTGGTTCGACACCGGCACGCACGACAGCCTGGTCGACGCGGCGCTCTTCATCCGTGCGCTGGAGCAGCGGCAGGGGCTCAGGATCGCCTGCCCCGAGGAGATCGCCTGGCGGCAGGGGTGGCTGTCGGACGAGGCGCTCGTGGCGCTGGGCGAAGCGCAGAAGAAGAGCGGCTACGGCGCCTACCTGCTGGGTCTCCTGGAGGGCTGA
- the rfbD gene encoding dTDP-4-dehydrorhamnose reductase, whose product MKILVIGRSGQVARALVERARVERARVGHAGPDDVVALGRPEADLTRPESLARALERTAPEVVVNAAAYTAVDAAESDEAAAAALNAEGPGALAALCAAAAVPLIHISTDYVFDGTLERPYREDDPLAPASAYGRTKAAGEAAVRAAGGRHLIARTAWVYSPYGKNFVKTMLRLGAERDRLTVVNDQHGNPTSALDIADTLLALAHRHAAWPAGGEVVHVAGRGDTTWRDFAAAIVASLPAPPRVAGIPTSQYPTPARRPANSRLDTARLATRYGLTLPDWPTSLRVVLDRLAADPDG is encoded by the coding sequence ATGAAGATCCTCGTCATCGGCCGCTCCGGCCAGGTCGCCCGCGCTCTGGTGGAACGCGCTCGGGTGGAACGCGCTCGGGTGGGACATGCCGGGCCGGACGACGTCGTCGCGCTCGGCCGCCCCGAGGCCGACCTCACCCGGCCCGAGAGCCTCGCCCGCGCGCTCGAGCGGACCGCGCCGGAGGTCGTCGTCAACGCCGCCGCCTACACCGCCGTCGACGCCGCCGAGAGCGACGAGGCCGCCGCGGCCGCGCTCAACGCCGAGGGCCCCGGCGCGCTGGCGGCGCTGTGCGCGGCCGCGGCCGTCCCGCTGATCCACATCTCGACCGACTACGTCTTCGACGGCACCCTGGAGCGCCCCTACCGCGAGGACGACCCGCTCGCCCCCGCGAGCGCCTACGGCCGCACCAAGGCGGCCGGCGAGGCGGCGGTGCGGGCGGCCGGCGGACGCCACCTGATCGCGCGCACGGCCTGGGTCTACTCGCCCTACGGCAAGAACTTCGTGAAGACGATGCTGCGCCTGGGGGCCGAGCGGGACCGGCTGACCGTGGTGAACGACCAGCACGGCAACCCGACGAGCGCGCTCGACATCGCCGACACGCTGCTGGCGCTCGCCCACCGGCACGCGGCGTGGCCGGCGGGCGGCGAGGTCGTCCACGTGGCCGGCCGGGGCGACACGACCTGGCGCGACTTCGCGGCGGCGATCGTGGCCTCCCTCCCCGCCCCGCCCCGGGTCGCCGGCATTCCGACGTCGCAGTACCCGACCCCGGCGCGGCGCCCGGCGAACTCGCGCCTCGACACGGCCCGCCTCGCCACGCGCTACGGCCTGACGCTGCCGGACTGGCCGACCTCGCTGCGGGTGGTCCTCGACCGCCTGGCCGCCGACCCGGACGGCTGA
- the rfbC gene encoding dTDP-4-dehydrorhamnose 3,5-epimerase encodes MDVTPLKIPDVVLLTPRRFEDDRGWFQETWNARTLERAGIALDFVQDNQSLSRRAGTVRGLHLQVAPHAQAKLVRVLVGAVIDVAVDLRAGSPTYGEWVSAELSARNGAQLLVPRGFAHGFRTLVDDTEVAYKVDGFYDRDSERGIRFDDPALGIDWGGAGDIVLSQKDAALPAFEDLGPVAF; translated from the coding sequence GTGGACGTGACTCCTCTCAAGATTCCCGACGTCGTCCTCCTGACGCCGAGGCGCTTCGAAGACGACCGCGGCTGGTTCCAGGAAACCTGGAACGCCCGCACCCTGGAGCGAGCCGGCATCGCCCTCGACTTCGTGCAGGACAACCAGAGCCTGTCGCGCCGGGCGGGCACGGTGCGGGGCCTGCATTTGCAGGTGGCGCCCCACGCGCAGGCCAAGCTGGTGCGGGTGCTGGTCGGCGCGGTGATCGACGTCGCGGTCGACCTGCGCGCCGGCTCGCCGACCTACGGCGAATGGGTCTCGGCCGAGCTCAGCGCCCGCAACGGGGCACAGCTCCTCGTCCCGCGCGGCTTCGCGCACGGCTTCCGCACCCTCGTCGACGACACCGAGGTCGCCTACAAGGTGGACGGCTTCTACGACCGGGACAGCGAGCGCGGCATCCGCTTCGACGACCCGGCGCTGGGGATCGACTGGGGCGGGGCGGGCGACATCGTGCTGTCGCAGAAGGACGCGGCGCTGCCGGCCTTCGAAGACCTCGGCCCGGTCGCGTTCTAG
- a CDS encoding glycosyl hydrolase family 8: MRILLAVVAIAALCAAPARSMQLNQSYMPYLGQLAPAEQRWFSAAFEIYRQAFIKPDGRVFDPQNGGITHSESQGYGMMLALLGSDRTTFDQIWRFAKTKMQRADKLFAWKWVPGRGIADRNNATDGEILIATALGLAGMRWDNAEYLAEATAIAEAVGKKLVIEYGGFTVLLPGEWAAPSRHEPNATLNLSYYIPMTLPIMEALAPDYAWEAVLEDGQRLLDALIHPPSDWSTLNEYGEPVPASGFPRRFSYDAVRIPLYLLQFGQTNDHVTRYLMGIWADDDNRDIYPFDVYTLGRKDKFWGKSYLFTYELMHCLEYDEPVAYDSVEMKMTNYFDTSLHLMAIAAMYANYPECFPKS, encoded by the coding sequence TTGGCGGTGGTGGCGATCGCCGCACTGTGCGCCGCGCCGGCGCGGTCGATGCAGCTCAACCAGTCCTACATGCCCTATCTGGGCCAGCTCGCCCCGGCCGAGCAGCGCTGGTTCTCCGCCGCCTTCGAGATCTACCGCCAAGCCTTCATCAAGCCGGACGGACGGGTGTTCGACCCGCAGAACGGCGGCATCACCCACTCCGAGAGCCAGGGCTACGGCATGATGCTGGCCCTGCTGGGCAGCGACCGGACGACCTTCGACCAGATCTGGCGCTTCGCCAAGACCAAGATGCAGCGGGCCGACAAGCTGTTCGCCTGGAAGTGGGTGCCCGGCCGCGGCATCGCCGACCGCAACAACGCTACCGACGGCGAGATCCTGATCGCGACGGCGCTGGGGCTGGCCGGCATGCGCTGGGACAACGCCGAATACCTCGCCGAGGCGACGGCGATCGCCGAGGCGGTCGGCAAGAAGCTGGTGATCGAGTATGGCGGCTTCACCGTGCTGTTGCCGGGCGAGTGGGCCGCCCCCTCGCGCCACGAGCCGAACGCGACGCTGAACCTCAGCTACTACATCCCCATGACCCTGCCGATCATGGAGGCGCTGGCGCCCGACTATGCGTGGGAGGCGGTGCTCGAGGACGGGCAGCGCCTGCTCGACGCGCTGATCCACCCGCCGTCCGACTGGTCGACCCTCAACGAATACGGCGAGCCGGTGCCGGCCAGCGGCTTCCCGCGCCGCTTCAGCTACGACGCGGTGCGCATCCCGCTCTACCTGCTGCAGTTCGGTCAGACGAACGACCACGTCACCCGGTACCTGATGGGCATCTGGGCCGACGACGACAACCGCGACATCTACCCCTTCGACGTCTACACGCTGGGCCGCAAGGACAAGTTCTGGGGCAAGTCCTACCTCTTCACCTACGAGCTGATGCACTGCCTCGAATACGACGAGCCGGTCGCCTACGACTCGGTCGAGATGAAGATGACGAACTACTTCGACACCAGCCTGCACCTGATGGCGATCGCGGCGATGTACGCCAACTATCCGGAGTGCTTCCCCAAGTCCTGA